A single genomic interval of Leptolyngbyaceae cyanobacterium harbors:
- a CDS encoding UDP-N-acetylmuramoyl-L-alanyl-D-glutamate--2,6-diaminopimelate ligase translates to MKLREILANVSTIGQLPENPALEKEVTGLSTNSHACKAGDLFIGMPGTRVDGGDFAPSALASGAVAALVSTSAAQKVAGELPGVFAASDMVKACAEVAGAFYDYPAQKLKLIGVTGTNGKTTTTHLIEFLLDKASQRTALMGTLYTRWNGFEQTATHTTPFALELQAQLAEAVKAGCEKAVMEVSSHALAQGRVLGCLFEVAVFTNLTQDHLDFHKDMEDYFAAKALLFSPDYLQGRAIINMDDPYGERLIAQLDSARVWRYSVNDATADLWTSDLTYEPGGVSGKLHTPKGDVAFRSPLVGQYNLANVLAAVGTVLHLGLDLEFVASMLPEFPGVPGRMERVQIDPQQDISAIVDYAHTPDSLENLLKAARPFIPGKVICVFGCGGDRDRTKRPKMGEIAARLADKVVVTSDNPRTENPEKILEDVVAGIPESVNPTVICDRATAIRTAILNAQPGDGVLIAGKGHEDYQILGTEKIHFDDREQARAALSERLSVSV, encoded by the coding sequence ATGAAACTGCGAGAAATATTGGCGAATGTTTCCACCATCGGGCAGTTGCCGGAAAACCCGGCTTTGGAGAAGGAAGTAACAGGCTTAAGTACGAATTCCCACGCTTGCAAAGCGGGAGATTTATTTATCGGGATGCCGGGAACTAGGGTTGATGGTGGAGATTTTGCCCCAAGTGCTTTGGCATCCGGTGCGGTAGCTGCTTTAGTTTCTACCTCAGCCGCCCAGAAAGTAGCGGGGGAGCTACCGGGCGTGTTTGCCGCTAGTGATATGGTAAAAGCTTGTGCCGAAGTAGCGGGAGCTTTTTATGATTATCCTGCCCAAAAGCTGAAATTAATTGGCGTTACGGGTACGAACGGTAAAACGACTACTACTCATTTAATTGAATTTCTACTCGACAAAGCTTCGCAACGGACGGCTTTGATGGGTACTCTTTATACTCGTTGGAATGGTTTCGAGCAGACTGCCACTCATACTACGCCTTTTGCTCTAGAACTACAAGCTCAGTTGGCGGAAGCGGTGAAAGCTGGCTGCGAAAAGGCGGTGATGGAAGTGAGTTCGCACGCTTTGGCTCAAGGAAGAGTGCTGGGTTGTTTGTTTGAGGTAGCAGTTTTTACTAACTTGACTCAGGATCATTTGGACTTCCATAAAGATATGGAAGATTACTTTGCGGCAAAGGCTTTGCTGTTTAGTCCCGACTATTTGCAGGGACGCGCCATTATTAATATGGACGATCCTTATGGGGAAAGGTTAATCGCTCAGTTAGATTCGGCACGAGTTTGGCGTTATAGTGTTAACGATGCAACGGCTGATTTGTGGACTAGTGACCTAACCTACGAGCCGGGTGGCGTTAGCGGTAAGCTCCATACTCCTAAAGGTGATGTTGCTTTCCGCTCTCCATTGGTTGGTCAGTATAATTTGGCAAACGTCCTGGCAGCAGTGGGAACGGTTTTGCATTTAGGTTTGGATTTGGAATTTGTGGCATCGATGTTGCCGGAGTTTCCGGGAGTACCGGGACGGATGGAGAGAGTGCAAATCGATCCGCAACAAGATATCAGCGCGATCGTAGATTATGCTCACACGCCGGATAGTCTGGAGAATTTACTGAAAGCTGCGCGTCCTTTTATACCGGGTAAGGTGATTTGCGTGTTTGGTTGCGGTGGCGATCGCGATCGTACCAAGCGCCCGAAAATGGGTGAAATTGCCGCTCGCTTAGCCGATAAAGTAGTGGTGACTTCTGATAATCCCCGCACGGAAAATCCAGAGAAAATTTTGGAAGATGTGGTGGCGGGTATACCAGAATCAGTTAATCCTACGGTGATTTGCGATCGGGCCACAGCTATTCGCACCGCCATTTTAAACGCTCAACCGGGTGACGGCGTGCTGATTGCTGGTAAAGGACACGAAGACTACCAAATTCTCGGAACGGAAAAAATTCACTTTGACGATCGAGAACAAGCACGCGCCGCTTTATCAGAACGTTTATCCGTATCTGTATAA